The Sphaerisporangium siamense genome includes the window CGGTGCGGGTCGGGGACGTGGGCCCGCAGGCCCGTGCGCACGGCCTCGGGCGGCACGCCGTAGGCGCGGGCCAGCGCGGCGGCGGCCAGGGCGTTGGCGACGTTGTGCGGCGCGAACGGGCGGACGTCCTCCAGCGTGGCCAGTTCCTCGGCCCGGGAGGGGTCGCCGGTGAAGGCGCGGTCCACCAGAAGGTCCTCCACGACGCCGAGCCGCCCGGGAGCGGGCACCTCCAGCGTGAAGCCGACCGCGCCCGCGTACGGGGCCGCCAGGCGGGCGGAGACGGGATCGTCGGCGTTGTGGACGACCACGCCGGCGCGCTCGAAGACGCGGCCCTTGGCGCGGGCGTACTCCTCCATGGAGCCGTGCCAGTCCAGGTGGTCCTCGGCGACGTTGAGCACGGCGGCGGCGGCCGGGGCCAGGGTGGAGGACCAGTGGAGCTGGAAGCTCGACAGCTCGACGGCGAGCACGTCGTGCGGCTCGGCGACGGCCTGGATGACGGGGGTGCCGACGTTGCCCACGGCCACGGCGTCGTGCCCGGCGGCGCGGAGCATCGCGGTCAGCATGCGCACGGCCGTGGTCTTGCCGTTGGTGCCGGTCAGGGCGAGCCAGGGGGCCGCCCCCGGGGGCCGCCGGCGCCAGGCCAGCTCGACCTCGCCGATCACCTCGACGCCGTTCTCGGCGGCCTCCACCAGGAGGGGGTGGGTGGGACGCCACCCCGGCGAGGTCACCACCACCGAGGTGCCCTCGGGCAGGCCTCCGCCGAAGCGGACCTCGACCCCGGCGTCCGCCAGCCCGGCCGCCGCGGCCCGCTGCCGCTCGCCGTCCACGCCCTCGACGACCACGACCTGGTGCCCGTCCCGGGCGAGGCTCAGCGCCGCCGCGATCCCCGACACGCCGAGCCCGGCCACTGTGTACATTGCGCTCTCTTTCGTTCACACCGCGCGAGGCCCCGGCCCCGGCGCGCCGCCTCA containing:
- the murD gene encoding UDP-N-acetylmuramoyl-L-alanine--D-glutamate ligase; this translates as MYTVAGLGVSGIAAALSLARDGHQVVVVEGVDGERQRAAAAGLADAGVEVRFGGGLPEGTSVVVTSPGWRPTHPLLVEAAENGVEVIGEVELAWRRRPPGAAPWLALTGTNGKTTAVRMLTAMLRAAGHDAVAVGNVGTPVIQAVAEPHDVLAVELSSFQLHWSSTLAPAAAAVLNVAEDHLDWHGSMEEYARAKGRVFERAGVVVHNADDPVSARLAAPYAGAVGFTLEVPAPGRLGVVEDLLVDRAFTGDPSRAEELATLEDVRPFAPHNVANALAAAALARAYGVPPEAVRTGLRAHVPDPHRIAHVARLAGVDYVDDSKATNPHAAAASLAAYPSVVWVAGGLLKGAEVDDLVRRAAGRLRGAVLLGADRARIRQALARHAPNVPVAEVEGQDTGVMDRVVTEAARLAAPGDTVLLAPAGASMDIFADYGARGEEFARAVRRLAAP